GAGTTTGGACGGGGCACAGCAGCTAGGAGGCATGTTGCTGGGGTTCATAGAATTCATAAGGGTCTGTATGATGGCATGGTTTGTGGGCTCTAGATGTGACCTCAGAGGAAAGTCACACACGCCCTCACAGTGGTACGCCTCGTAATCCAGAGGAGCGATGATCCAATCGTCCCAGCCCAGCTCTCTGAAGTTCACATGCAACGGCTTCTTGCTGCATCTCGATTTTGACTTTTTGCCATGCCTCTTCCCATGGCGATTCTTCAATAGCGCCGTCCTGCGTCTCCGGCTGGCTTTGGAATTAGAACGAGggcccctctctttccccttttCCCCATGGCCAATCAatgtccttccttctctcctttcactgAAAAGGGTCTGTCTCTTCTTGGACCTGGTGAACACCACTAAAATGGCCTTCTTTTGTTGTGAGCGACCATTTCTGTGAAAGCCCAGATGATGCAAGTCAAGCTCCCTCTCAGTGTTGTCCAGCATGGCCTTGACCTCCAGACAGAACTGGCTCCCCTGTGTGAGGTGATCCCTGTCCTTAAATATTTCCCACACATCCAGCACCTCCCATCTGGGCCGATGGGACTCCTGAAGATCCAACGTTCTGGAATCCAGCAGCTGCTGAGAGCGGCAGGAGAGTAGCTGAATGTCCACTGGCTCCATTTCCGACATCCTGAAATTCCCAGACACTTTGGTGTATATCCTCAACTCAGCCCCCAGCACCTCGGCTCTGTCTGAGAGGGTTGAGACGTCAAACAGATACTGCTGTCTTCGCAAAGGGGAGAGTGGGAGGTCATCTGTGAAAGGCATTAAATAATTGCAGTCAGATACTTTTTCGGGGGAGAGCATTCTTTAAAGAAATTACTTTCATGCAATAGGATTTTTTCCCCCTTGTTTATCTTCAGTTTATGAAAATCACACTGACAATTTCAAAACAGTCCACCTATAATATAATAGGCTGTAAATATGAGTATTTTAGCATTAAATGGAGGATTAGTTCAATCTTGTAGATTGATTGTAGATTTGGGATTTTTTTATTCACAAGAGATACAACATGACTGATATATACAGTCAGGAATGTGGCTACGTTACACAAACATTCAACACATTTACTAGGCTACAGCATGGTGAGTGGAGGAGGGAAACATTCCAAATGGAAACTGCTATTTTAAACGTGTCTTCAATGGTTTTTACATACCTTGTCCGATGTCCACAAAACTTGCTATAGTGTTAGCTGCTTTTGACGACCGAAAGAAACTTGCGTTCAGCCCCAATTTTTCGGCTGTAGAGAAAGTCTTGTAAATTGAAAGCATGTAGTCGTGTGGTTCAACTGAATCTTTGAACCCACTCTTGTAATACCGCTcatttgatgatgatgatgatgatgatgagtagATATCTTTGAAATATTTTGCCTCTCGTCCATCAAATACTTTCGGGACCTTGCTGCTCTTTGAGGCAGACGGAAGGAAAACAGTAAATGATTGAAAACATGGTAAATCCCATACACATGTGAGGACCGCGTAAAATGTGGTTATTTGATAGAAATCCATAATTTTCAAGAATAAATAGATTGATAAAAAAAACGTCAGCGAAATGTCAAATATGTGTCAGAGTAGATGCTTAGTATGTGGCGAAGGGACCACGGGCACTATCGAAGCTGGACTTCATCCACATTCAACAAGTGCCGACTTTGCAGTGTGCTCCACACGGGATCGTCAACTGGGCTAAAAGGAGCGCAAAAACACGCCCAGCTTGGAATTCACTCGCTGCTAATAGTGGACCGGCGGGTTCTAACTTATATCATGGTAGGAAAGCAATCAAAGCATCATGTCCTAGTTTACTATCCTGGTAAAGACATGGTCAAATACAAAGACTTCCAGGAGCCTGACACAACAGCCGTCATGTATTTCTTAGCTATCATGTTACCTTCAGCAGGTGTACTTCTTCATATGCATTCGTGTGTTCTATTTACTTCAAATGTTGGCTCTCCTTCCCATGACACAGTTCTTAAACAACACTGGTGAGTTCTGTCGGTTTAAAACATTATTCATTTCAACAGCATTCCTTGTTGAAATTAGGCTACATCTAATATCCAGTCATGATTGTGTCTCTACAGCCATTTCAGCGCATTCCTCAAGAATCGAACTATTACAATTTATGGAGGTTTCCGCCCCCTAGTGAATAAACTACGCAAGCGCTTGGACAGAAAGAAGACGATCGATGAtcctttcagcaccatggatagcGTCTTATCATAGAACAACATGACAAGCTTTAAAAGAGCAGTGGTGGAACAAGTAGAATCCCaatcgtcatacttgagtaaaagtaaagataccttaatagaaaagagTAGTAGTCTAAAGTTACTTGAGTAaacgtctaaaagtatttggttttcaaTATAactatactgtctatacaaaagtatgtggacaccctttctaattaatggatttggctatttcagccacacctgttactGAAGGGTGTATGCAAtgtaaatgtctaggagcaacaatggatcagctgcaaagtggtatgccacacaagctcaaagacCGGTTGCGCCGAGTGCTGAAACacgtagcgcataaaaatcgtctgtcctcggttgttgcaacacttactatcgagttccaaactgcctctgaaagcaacatcagcacaagaactgttagtcgggGGGTTcttgaaatgtgtttccatggcggAGCAGCCTAAGATAACCAAGCGCAAtcccaagcatcagctggagtggtggaAAGCtctctgccattggactctggagcagtggaaacgagttctctagagcagtggttcccaaactttttatagtcccgtaccccttcaaacattcaacctccagctgctaccccctctagcaccagggtcagcgcactttcaaatgttgttttttgccatcattgtaagcctgccacacacacactatacgatacatttattaaacataagaatgagtgtgagtttttatcacaacccggctcgtgggaagtgacaaagagc
The DNA window shown above is from Oncorhynchus mykiss isolate Arlee chromosome 18, USDA_OmykA_1.1, whole genome shotgun sequence and carries:
- the gdf6b gene encoding growth/differentiation factor 6-B — translated: MDFYQITTFYAVLTCVWDLPCFQSFTVFLPSASKSSKVPKVFDGREAKYFKDIYSSSSSSSSNERYYKSGFKDSVEPHDYMLSIYKTFSTAEKLGLNASFFRSSKAANTIASFVDIGQDDLPLSPLRRQQYLFDVSTLSDRAEVLGAELRIYTKVSGNFRMSEMEPVDIQLLSCRSQQLLDSRTLDLQESHRPRWEVLDVWEIFKDRDHLTQGSQFCLEVKAMLDNTERELDLHHLGFHRNGRSQQKKAILVVFTRSKKRQTLFSERREGRTLIGHGEKGKERGPRSNSKASRRRRTALLKNRHGKRHGKKSKSRCSKKPLHVNFRELGWDDWIIAPLDYEAYHCEGVCDFPLRSHLEPTNHAIIQTLMNSMNPSNMPPSCCAPSKLSPISILYIDSGNNVVYKQYEDMVVESCGCR